The genomic interval CTCAGGAGCGGGCAGGCGGATCTCGTCGTCGGCAGCCGCTACATCGAAGGCTACAAGAACGAAGGTTTTAACAAGCAGCGCGCGGGCGCCAGCCAGCTTGCTACCGAAGTCGCCAAGAAGGTGCTCCAGGTCGAGATCGCCGATCCCATGAGCGGCTTCTTCATGATCCGCACCGACCGTTTCGGGGAGCTGGCGCCAAAACTCTCCGTCCATGGCTTCAAGATTTTGCTCGATGTCGTCGCCAGCGCCCATGGCGGCCTTCGCGCGGTGGAAATTCCCTACACGTTCGGCGAACGCCAGCATGGCGAGAGCAAGCTCGACTCCATGGTCGCGCTGGACTTTCTCGGCCTGGTGCTCGCAAAACTCACCAACGACGCGGTGTCGCTGCGCTTCCTGTTGTTTGCGATGGTCGGCTCGATCGGCCTCGTGGTGCACCTCACGACGCTGTTCATCTCGCTGGAGGTATTCAAGGAGCCGTTCGCGGAGGCGCAGGCTGCCGGCGCGCTCGTCGCCATGACCAGCAATTTCATTCTCAACAACTTCCTCACCTATCGCGATCAGCGGCTGAAGGGGTTTGCGATCCTCCGCGGCCTCATCGCCTTCTACATCGTCTGCAGCGTCGGCCTGTTCGCCAATGTCGGCGTTGCCTTCTCGGTCTACGACCAGGAGCCGATCTGGTGGCTTGCCGGCATGGCCGGCGCGTTGATGGGCGTGGTGTGGAACTACGCGATGTCCGGACTGTTCGTCTGGCGCAAGCGATAGTGCGCCGAGGGACCTGATATGGGTGGGGCTGACGCGCGGATCGTCCGCAACACCGCGCTCACGATCCTCGCGCTGGTTGGCTTGCGGCTCGTTGCGGCCGCCTACACGCCGATCACCTTCGACGAAGCCTACTACTGGATGTGGTCGAACAACCTCGCCGGGGGCTATTACGACCACCCGCCGATGGTGGCCTACGTCATTCGCGCCGGCACCCTGATTGGAGGCGATACCGAGTTCGGCGTTCGCCTGGTCTCGATCCTGCTCGCGCTGCCCATGAGCTATGCGGTGTACCGCGCGGCCGCGATCCTGTTCGGCGGCGCGCGCGTCGCGGCGACCGCCGCGATCCTGCTCAACGTCACGCTGATGGCGGCAGTCGGCACGCTCATCGTCACGCCCGATTCGCCGCTGCTGGTGGCCTCGAGCTTCGTGCTGTTGTTCCTGGCGAAGGTTCTTGAGACGGGTCGCGGTGCCTGGTGGCTCGCGGTCGGCGCCGCCGTCGGGCTCGCGCTGCTGTCAAAGTATACCGCGCTGTTCTTCGGCGTTGCGATCCTGATCTGGCTCATCGCCGTGCCAAAGCTGCGGCGCTGGTTCCTCTCGCCATGGCCCTATCTAGGCGGCATCGTCGCCCTTGCGGTCTTCTCTCCGGTGATCCTGTGGAACGCAGACCATCAATGGGTCTCGTTCCTGAAGCAGTTCGGCCGCGCGCGGATCGAGGATTTTCGTCCCGTCTTCATCGCCGAGCTGATTCCAACCCAGATCGCGTTCGCAACGCCCTTGGTCTTCATCCTCGGCGTCATGGGGCTTCATGCGCTGCTCTGGCGCAAGGTCG from Bradyrhizobium arachidis carries:
- a CDS encoding glycosyltransferase family 2 protein, which gives rise to MNEAIRPGPESPQAPQPSPRSPELSVIVPTFNERDNVTVLYRRLEATLQGVAWEAIFVDDNSPDGTFDVVRSLAQHDSRVRCIRRIGRRGLSGACIEGILASSAPYAAVIDADLQHDEAQLPKMLALLRSGQADLVVGSRYIEGYKNEGFNKQRAGASQLATEVAKKVLQVEIADPMSGFFMIRTDRFGELAPKLSVHGFKILLDVVASAHGGLRAVEIPYTFGERQHGESKLDSMVALDFLGLVLAKLTNDAVSLRFLLFAMVGSIGLVVHLTTLFISLEVFKEPFAEAQAAGALVAMTSNFILNNFLTYRDQRLKGFAILRGLIAFYIVCSVGLFANVGVAFSVYDQEPIWWLAGMAGALMGVVWNYAMSGLFVWRKR
- a CDS encoding glycosyltransferase family 39 protein, with the protein product MGGADARIVRNTALTILALVGLRLVAAAYTPITFDEAYYWMWSNNLAGGYYDHPPMVAYVIRAGTLIGGDTEFGVRLVSILLALPMSYAVYRAAAILFGGARVAATAAILLNVTLMAAVGTLIVTPDSPLLVASSFVLLFLAKVLETGRGAWWLAVGAAVGLALLSKYTALFFGVAILIWLIAVPKLRRWFLSPWPYLGGIVALAVFSPVILWNADHQWVSFLKQFGRARIEDFRPVFIAELIPTQIAFATPLVFILGVMGLHALLWRKVGASASRVLINTMVWVIVGYFVWHSLHARVEANWFAPIYPAFVVAAAAAANIAQWKPRERRTVDFCLRWAAPVGIVMFAALIVQANTGVLSGYRRDATVRSVGVGWRELANEIEAVRARTGATCILAPDYGTTSWLAFYLPRGTCVQQQSQRIRWINMPEPDPKLLAGKALYVDELRADGRPFLNDIFWQVSRVAELTRKRGPLVIETYSIDLLEGAKRDVLDRSPPPELQK